GGATCTGGTTGGATGGAACAGATCGCACCAGCGCTTATGTGTTCGGTGGGGATGAGTAGCCTAGCGCACTTTCCTAGCCCATGCCTAGTTGTGGGGCCAAGAGCCCTTGCGGAGGTGCATGATAGGTTAGATTGGTTGGGCCAAATGCAGTCCAACTTGGAAGGTTTTGCCTGGCCCATACATCGATTAAGTTTTCCAATTTATTCTTGGGTTCCGTAGAATTGTTTGGAAGAAATGGAGTACCTATTACCTTAATGAGCAGGTAATATAGTGGCACACTAGCACACGATAACTTGCCATACAACCCTGTAGAGGGATCACCCTACATGGATCAAATCAAGGAAATCACAAACATGGGGGGTGCACGAGGAGCCATACACCTCACCCTTCAAGGAAGACACCGCTGTCAACTCCGTGCATAAGGAGGAGATCTCACCTTTGCCTTAAAAGATATTTCCACCACCTCATCAGGTTCTGCAGTGCCACCACCTCATGGCAAAGCAACAACAGTGAGATCCAACAAAGTTCTCATGCACTACCGTCTTCCTCATAGATCCCATTGGACCTTGTGTCCTCTAGGGAATGGTATGGATCTATTTGTCCTTCCACTAATCTGGCCACCTGACACCTCGTATCCAATCGTCCCTCCTTCTTAATAGCACCGTTGGGGGGAGGGGGACGAGAAATGGTGACCCTTATTTTTTTGGGACTGGTACCACCATGCACATTGGATCCAGGTGGATGGGACAGATCGCATTAGCATTTGGTAGCCGTTGGTGATAAGTAGCTTGGCACACTTTCCTGGCAGGCCTAGTTCTTGGGCTCAGAGCCCATGCAGAGACGTGTTGCAGGTCAGATGGGTTGAATCAAATGTAGCCCAATTTGAGAGATTTTTTCTGACCCATACATGGATTAAATTTTATGTTTATTCTTGGATTATGTTGCATGGTGACGGGCCAAAACATATAAATAGATTGAATTGAGTTTAAGTTATTTGCTTAGTTATTAAGTCTAATTTCTATGGGTTTCAAAGGAAAATAATGCAAAAGTAGTATTTCATCGAACATTTAGCTAATAAAGGATAGCATTTTTACTATATTTGCGATGGAATAGACTCCTAGTTAGGTTTCTTGGTGAAGGAACATCTGAGATATGATGGAAGAAATTAGCTAAAAATATCATCTTAGCAGCTACTAGTTTGTACCCTATAAGCACTTGTGCCATCTAATTTGCTAAGGACGCAGCTCGTCTTGTTCCTCAGCTTCCAACGATAGAGAACAGTGAGCTAGGAGGATTTAGAAGAAGGCAACAGGAGGCTCATCAGGCATCAACGGTGggctgtagcctgtaggtaGTGAGGTGCGAGGCCGCCCCACTGTTGGCTAGGTGGCGGGAGACAACTAGTCGAGACTGGAGAGGATCGGACACAACGCGAGGGGTTCCATCTACCAAGGGCAGGCGAGTGGTGAAAGGGTGTGAGGTCTCAGCGTCGTGCGATAAAGAAGTAAAGGAAGAACAAATGTAGAAGAGTGACGGCATTAATTTGGGTTGTGGCCGACCAACCTCCAGATGGCACCATCACCTGATTAGGCTCAAATCATCCATTTGATGCAAGACCTCAACCCAAACTACTCACGAAATGTAGAAACCTTATAGAAGAACGCATTTTTTTAAAGTAAAATGTACGGCCAACCCTTGAACTTAGCAGCAGGTGTCATTTAGGTCCCCAAACTTCCAAAATGCATATCCATATCCCTAAACTTGCTAATCAGTTTATGTGAGGTTCAAATCACCTATGCTCGCATTAAACTGTCTATGTGGTACTGTGACTGTGTACTGACGTGgacctgacatgtggggcccacatgtcagctccaccgtctcctctcctcctcctcctctctctcctcctcggcCCGAACAATGCTGTGATGGCACCGAGCAGCGGGATGAGGCGgcccccggcggcgcggcgagcctCGAGCGCTGCTGCCCCTAGAGGCGCGGAGCAGATTCACCATGGGCCGCCGTGGCGCCGTCCTTCCAACCCAGCTCCTCCCCGCTCGAATCCTTCCGGCCTAACACCGTCCCTGTTGCCATCCGTCCTCCCTGCAGGACGCGGTACCCGTCGAGGCGTCGACGCACGCCGCTGCGCCCGCTGGGCCCTGTAGCGGGCCAAGGGGTTCTCCAGGGACCGCCAGCCCGCCGCAGCCGAGGGCCATCCTTCCCCTCGCcggcctcccccacctccgatGACCCCTGTGCTTCCTGTTCGATGCCTTCATCTCCGACGCCGGCGAAACCGGGGCCACCGCAACTGAGGAGGACCTCGCGCTGCCGCTGCACCTCACGTTGGTCGCTGCCTTCCCGCACGAGCTTGAGTGCCTGGGATCCGTCCGCCTCCGCCAGGATCCCGAGCTCgagcgccctcgagcttgagcaCCTTCACCCCCCGGAGTTAGCTTTCCCTCGATggcgggggacggcggcgctcaAGCTCGACTCCTCGGAAGTGGTGGATGGGGGAGAGTGGGGGTCGAGAGCTagctggggcggcggccggggccgcgaCCTTGCGCTGGTGAAAGGCGGCCGGGGTTGCGAGCCTGCGATCCTGtgctggcgagcggcggcggcccgtggGAGCGGCGGCTGCCAAGGTGGGGGCCGGTGTGGTCGGTCGATGGTCGCGGCAGTAGGCCTAGGCGAGCGGTGGACGGCtcgagcggcgggccggcgtCAGCGGACgtgcggcggcaggaggcaggGAAGAACGGCagccagtttttttttctttttaattagaaaatgtGGGTCCTGGAGAGGAGAGATGGGCCTGACATACAGGCCCACATGTCAAGTACACGTCAGCACACGCTCAGCGGTCACGTAGGCTATTTATTGAGGGTACAGGTGAATTGACCTCACGTGAACCAATTAGAGAGGGTTGGACGTGCATTTTGGAGTTCCGGGATCTAGATGACATCTAGCGTTAAATTTAAGGACCGGCGGTacattttactttatttttttactgTAGAGGTAGAAGAAATACGTTTGTACAATCCTCCTGGTTGGGGTTAACGCTAACACGGCCCACATGCCAGAAGGACTGGTGGGTGAGGCGCGCGAGAAAAGGAGCTGCAATGTGGGCATTGGAACGTGCGAGCGGCCGCCGCCAGGGCTCACGGTGGCTGCGGATGTCGGTGGCGCCGTGGAGAGAGTTGGATGTCAGCATGTGATTGGCCACCATACAACACCCAACCGCAACCTTGGGCAAACAGGTAAGAATTCACCAAGACAATGTACTCAAACGTCGAAGCACCGCTGCAGCTCAAATTAACTATACAGCATGTTCTTTTCATCTTTTGAGGTGGACCAAACATCAACATTACTACACATGAGATGGACTACGCATCAACATACACAACAACAACATGGCTACGAGATACAGTTGCTTACAACGTACGACATGTTTGTCTGGATACCTCTCTCGGTTTCTTCCACAACTACACTTACTGTACAAAATTTCCCACGAGATGCTGAAACTTGCAGGCTTGCGCACCGCAAAGTTGCGCGATGAAGAAGCATCTCATGAGGTGATGATTCAGACGCTGCAAAGTCATTAACAAAATTGGCTCTTTTCAGCAGTGCCACTGCTTCTAGCTCCAAGTCTTCGCGTCAGTTATTAGAAGCTGTCCAAGCAGCCCCCTTAGCTATCCTGTGAGCCGAGCTGTATGTCCTGGTAGATTACAAAACAAACTCATGAGCGTTTTACCTTGACAGCAAGATTATTGTGACCATGAGATTTTACTGTATcaagcgaacaagctagaggCAGAAGATAGACTCACAGGAAAGCTGATATGATCTGAAGGTAAGCTCTGGAAAAGTAACATCCAGATCAGGCAACCCATGAAACAGGTCCGTGTTAGAACCGTCGATGGGTATAGGTGCTTCAGGTTCAGGGCCTGCACCCGTTGTATCCCTAGGCTGCCTTGGTTCATCAGAGGCAGGAAGGTCCGCAACCACAACAGCTGGTGATAATTCAGCTAACCGTGCAGAGCATTCGGATGGTTCAACCTTCACCATCACCGGGCAAAAAGATGTGCCacattcttcttcctcctgtcacAAATTCAGAAAGCAATATGAAAGAATATTCTCTAGCTAACCAAAACTCACCAAATTTACAGTAACATGAACAGAGTTGTTCTGGACATGATCCGTATGAGTAGAGCTATTTTGATCATTAAACAATACGGACAAAGCTGTTTTTTTAATACGATACATAAAGTAAAAACAAAGGACAGATTTTGGATTTTTATACCCACCAGCAACTAGAGAAATCTTCAAATATGATCATTGGATTTACCTGATCCACCTGAATGGGGGTGTACTGCTCGGTGTCGCATGGGCTGTTGTTCGGGAAACAGGGCTGGGGAGGATCGGTCTTTGGGGTTCTATGATCAATTTTTGCAACAGATGCCTTAGACTCTACTACAATATCATCCATTTCAGACttgccatttttctttgatgCCAATTGGTAGAATACTTTAGAGACAACCAATTCACCATCTGCTTCTTCATATGCATCAAGATGATACTGATGCATCACCCAATTGTCTATATGTGTGTTGCTGCCACCTCTCTTAGAACCTCTATAAAGAACCAAGATCTCCTTCCAGCCTTTCTTGACACCATTATCATCGCGTATGGGTTTGGGTTTTCCCGTCTTATGCCATCTGATATGCTCATCACAAACACTGCCAACATCGCCACTAACCTTGCGGCGCTTGCGATGGCCGCAGCCATATGCATTTGGTACTCTGTGGAAGAAATGGAAGCTGCTACCATCCATCTTTATACCTGCCAGAATAATAGAAATGCATGATTTAATCaactatttttttgaaactaaatGATTTAATCAACTTAAGACAAGTACTACAAGACATTGGTTCAAGAAAGCATTGATCCATTCAAAAGTAAGAATCATATACCGGGGAAATTTTTTGGATGTGTATAGCAAattcctcccttctcttctatAGTAGGTATAAAAGCATCAATAAGTGCATGAGACTTCGAATTCAGCAGGCTGGATTTTCCTTCTAGATGTTGAAGTAGTTCAAAATCAGAAGGATCAAATTTTACACCAGCAGGTAGCGCTGGCCATACCAAATGAACCTGCAAAGCCAAGGTGTGAGCTTTCAAAGAAAAGAAGACGACGTCCAGAACGTGAAACATGCCAGTTGTTAACTAAAATCCAGCCAAAAAAACTTATGTTTAATGGCAACATCTGTTACACCTTAGTTTGACAACTATACTTTTGTGCAGCAATTAAACAGGGTCTATGACAGACATATGGCTAAGAAAGTGCATGCGTGATAGTGATAcataggcctggtttggttcggtgctttccgtcacatcgaatgtttagatactaattaggagtattaaacgtagactatttacaaaatccattacataagcggaggctaaacggcgagacgaatctattaagcctaattagtccatgatttgacaatgtgttgctacaataaacatttgctaatgatggattaattaggcttaataggttcgtctcgccgtttagcctccacttatgtaatgggttttgtaaatagcctacgtttaatactcctaattagtatctaaacatttgatgtgacacttgctaaaaataagcaaaaggaaCCAAACGTCCACATAGAGCAGTCATCAACTCATAACTGAATAGTTAACTAAACTTACATTGCTAGTATCAATTTCACATTCACAGTTGGGACACTTGATATATGGTTCTGCAACCAATTCACCAAGTCGGAGACAGATCGACTGAGTGGCGTTTCTTATTTTCTTAATGAGTCCCACCCCAGTCATAATCCACGAACTgcagaaaggtaaaacatccaTTCATGTTAGGATTTACGAAATGATCTTCGGGACGTCAAGAAGGCAATCATGCGTATCTCATCTCTCTACTCTAAAGTCTGAACATGTGGTCTGCAAAGCACAAATAAAGGTTAAAGAACAAGTCCGCATTGGAGAATGAGTCTAGATGTTTAAGAAGTAAACACATTTTAGCTTAACACTATCTCTAGCACTTCTCTTAACGATCAGATGATAGGATTTAGGATTGCATCTTTTGAACCTCACAGATGATAAATTCAAGCGATGACTtgttaaataaaaaaagaaagaacaagtGACAATATGTAGCAGAAACTTGATCAAAAGAACGTTAGACAATTAGGCAATTGGGGCAGGAAGTGATTATCAACTGTGAACATGAGGAAATTAAGCCATTACGGATGTTGCGGTGAATTCATCTCTCTACTCTATAGCATGCTGTCTACAGAGCAGAACATAAAGATGTAAAAAACATGTCCAGATTGGAGAATGAATCTATCTAAATTAAACAGACTCAATGCAAATCACTACTGTCAATGCTTGTTATCTAACAGATAAAATACTATTGATCTCTGGTAAAGTCATCTCTAACAAACACTTTAACATCAAGCATAGCACAGGGAATATGGTAAGCAGCAAACTAAGAATATGAAAAGTTAGGTCAGATCACTGGAATTAACTGTTTTACCACTACTCCAAATAAGACCAAATAAAGAATAAATTGGCAGTTAACTATGGGACACAGGCTGTTTGAACATCACATCTTAATAAGGTCAagtaaaatattattttaacaGTTAGCGGTCCTTGAAATAACTGTGTTGTACTTTGGTCCAATAAAAATTGAAGAAATAGTATCGCCAACTATCTAGTTTGGACTAATTTACTGATCCCAACATCTGGTTTAACCAAAGGGACCCTCACGGACCCACTGACATGTTATATTAAGCTGCTGACTTTCCCCCAATCATTGCCACATTCTGCCCCATTTCCATCGAGCAATCAAAGGCCAATGTCACAGATAGTGGCAACCAAAAAGGGTCAAGCAAACCATGCCATCTATGACTGCACACTGCTAAATTCCTCCACCTGAACTGGCTGAAGTTGTCAGGTATGCTCTGCCACCACAAACACTAGAAGGCTAAACAGAGCAGTCTTGATACATGACCTTCTCCCTTAGAGGTTGAGGGACTGAGCTCCATTCTCATTGCAAAGGAAAGCATACCAAGAAAGTTTAACACTTGATCTTACTCGGGCCTTCAATTAGCAGTCATAGATTGGCAATCATGACCACAAAATTGGGATGGCATATACAAATACTAGTACTCTGTTCCTCCAGTGACAGACGGTCATTTTCGCATCACCTCATACCTGAAGCAATGGACAATCCACACGCACATTTCTCTCAAATCTCCTCATTACTTTGCAGACACATTAGAATCAATGGAGCCCATTATCAGATCAGCACGGTCAACTGCGATCGAGCAACAGCTCAGGATCAATCGGTCTCCAACGAACCAAAACATCCCTCTGCTTCCTTCCAGCAAAAGATCCCCCTTGCCAATAGACCGCACTGCAAAACCCCTCCTCTGCTTCCTTCCAGTGGAAGCTTCCTCTTGCACCTCAACAGACTGCAAAACCCCTGCACAATTTGTGAAGATTCGGAGCTCCGAATTCCACCTGCAGTTCAAGGATTCCTCGTACTTACACACAACTGCCAGATCCCCTCTCAGGCTCGCAAGCATCACAGATCAATGGAGCTCGGCCGGCGTCAATCAAAAACAATCAGGGTCAGCTGCGATCGACCACCAACCTGCACAGGGTCAGTCTCCGTACTCCACCCTGCAGCAAACAGAGCCCTCTATCTGCTTCCTTCCAGCGTAAGCTTCCTCGTGCACCTCGACGAGCCGCAGAAACCCATCCTTCTCGCGGCGAGAAACGCCGGGAAATCGCACGGGGGAGCGTCCGCGCGCCGTATCCacgggcccgccgccggccgatccCGCGCGCAGCACATTCCGCCATCAGAGACCATCCCGCCCGCACGCGAGCTCAAGAGCGCGTCATATCGGTCTCAGCCAAAACCAGAGCCGCTCGCCAACGCACCGCACCGAAATCACCACCTCGCCGAACCGATCAGCCCGAGGAACAACAAGGTCCGCTCAAAATCCACGAAACCCGAATCCACACATCAAGCGACCGAACAGTGGGGAAACAGCCTCGTTTCTCCTCGGCGCGCAGAGACGGAACCGATCGTCCGACGGAAGCAAAGCGATTAAGAAGATCAGAGGAACAAAAATTAACCCAGGAAGCGCGACTTACTTTTCCATGgtgggggagcggcggcgcgggttgCAGAGGAGTGGGAGCCGTCTGCCGCCGCGGGGAGGAGCGCGAGCATCCGAGGGGAGGAGAGAAGTTGTGACGAAGCGGGCAGCGGGGTGGGGGGAGTGGCCGGGTGCTGGCTGCCTGGCTCGCTGCTTTTATAGGAGGCCGTGAAGTCGCGCTTCCCTCGCGCTCGCGCCCGAAAAGCTAACGCGCTGCCTTGCTCGTCTTGGCTACCGCAACAAGCAACctcttccctctcctctctttcctctctcctcccctcccgcgccGCTGCGGCTTCGATGGAGCTCGGGCTCCGGCGCTTGGCATGATCGGGAGACGGGAGGGACTTGTAACTCGGCAGTACAGCTGCTGCGGACTGTACGTGCCCGCCACACTGCCAGGCCACCGTCACTGTGTCCCATCGCTCGACGGGCCGGGCTTCTCCCAACGTGTAGCGAGGCGGATCCGACGGAGCTTGGCGATGGCGTTCCATTCCATGCGTGCGCGGACGACGGGTCAGGGACAAACTGGAGTCTGGAGCCAAGCCGGGCAGGCTCGGCAAGTGGGCCCTACCACTGAGGCTCGGTCAGTGACGTGGCGGCACCCCATTCGGGCTTCGGCGTACCTGACGATACGTGAGCCGACGACGATACCAGTACCGGTGGAAAAACTGCAATTGTCGGGTAACATCCGGCGGCCGCTATGGATCGGAGCTCGTATCGGTATCGCCCCGATCCTCATCACCGTGCGATGGGACTTGGTGGGGGTCCCACCGGTCAAAAACGAACCATGACTTGACTGTCAGTTGACTAGCACGTCCTTGCAGTAAACCAAGCATTAATTCGATGCAACAGGGGCACGTATCGATCATGTTGTTTGAGGACCCGTTTGGATACCCCTCCTAAAAATTAGGAGTCCACTTTTAGaacacttttaggacttgtaTCCAAACATGGTTCCTAAAAGTGCActtctaaattttaggagggtcaTTTTCATTTAGAAGGTTAAGGGGTACTAATGGATTCTATTTCTTCTAAAAGTGATCCTCAAGTCCCCCTTTACCCCTATTGTCTtcgcatgcattaatgacgtgaacagtgcaggggtagtttagaggagtaattgagggtaaaaatgatattttccctctaaggtcctagtagtccatccaaacagtcCTGTAAATTTTAGGACTAGTAATTTGAggatcctaaactttagtacactactaaactttaggaattTGTATCAAAAAGACCCTCAGCATTCGGCATTCTAGCGAGCAGGAACGGACGGCTTGAACCCGCGCAGGAAGTACATGAGCCGAAGGGCCCGGGATGCATGTGCATGATGCATGCGCTTCATACGATGGTGCATGCAGGCTGTTGGTACACGTACAGGTGAAATTGACAGCGGCTGTTTAACAGCCATGAGACCGTGACGATCGATCGAAGCAGCACAAGCAGATCGAGGGAGAGCGACGCAGGCACAACCGAGGCACTGTTTGACCCGGCCGGTCGGATCGGACGGTGCTGAGATTCGATCGTGTGTTCATTCCACGATAAGCTCGATCATTTCTGCGGACACCGTtacacatttcttttcttttcttttttttggaaaacatgACACCGTTACACATACCATACGGTCGGAGAGCAACAGGCTCTGGCGATGCTccctttggggggggggggggggggggggggggggggcgctgccACAGCGCCACCGGTGGAGACCGAGTCAGCGGAGCCGCGCCCCCACGTTTTCTTGCCCCGCAAGACAAAACCGGCCGGCGCCTTTCCCCAAACCTACTGACGCGTGCCAGCAGCGGACGCATGGGAGGCAGTGCGGGGGGGCCAGCACTTTGGTCGAAACCCCCTTGGCCCTCGGATTAGCCCGAATCGGCTCCATGTGAAAGCAAACAGGGTTACGAAGCCGGCAGCGAATGAATGGAACGCCCGAGGACTGGCACGGCAAAACACCCCTTGCGGCCTTGCCTTAGGACCTGCATTTTCGTGGAAAATCCCCAGacgaagggggtgtttggtttcctagaatcttctaaaatttctatcacatcgaatgtttagatactaattaggagtattgaatataaactaattataaaatcaattgcacagatggagattaatttgcgagacgaatctattaagcctaattaaaacatgtgctaatgatggattaattaggtttaatagattcatctcgtgaattagcctcaatatatgtaattagttttataattaatttatatttaatccttctagtTAATAtttgaatattcgatgtgatatgaattttagaaGGCGCTGAAAACCAAACACCCCGAAGATCCCCTCCCATGCCAGTCCGCTGGCGAGCGGTCAAGCATCGCTGTAAATGCCCTTGGATTCGTTTCCGCCGGGCCTGACGACGCCTCCTTCGCGGCGAAGGCAAAAGGAGGCGAGCTGCGTGCCTGCGTGACGCGGGGGGGACACGGACACCCGGTGCTGCGGACGTTCAATTTCTCGAATGCGGATAGGGATCCGTCGTTAGGTTCTGTCAATGGCTCCCGAGGGATTGAGGGTGGTTGCTGTGAGTGAGGCGTGATGTGCTCGTCGGCTTGTGATTTGTGAAAGCGCACCGGTGTCGTAGCGTCTGGGTTCAGCGTGCGTGTGACTATTGGGGCCTCGGGGACTAACGGAGTGTATATCCTGATTACGCCCAGATCATCTGCAGAAAGGaagcccaacccaacccaaccctgCCCTGCCTGTGCTGAAGGCCCACTATCTGCTTGGTTAACGCAGGCCCATGGATATATATCTGGTGGAAGTTAGCTCTTGGTTAACACGACCCAAACATCGGTGTAATACTGCACTCTACACGGTGACGGTGGTGGTTGGAGACTTGAACTTGAGAGCGAGGGAGGACAGGCGCCAAATCGCCAAAAAGATCGCGATCCCTCGCCACAGCCGAGGTCAAGTCGACGGATGCGACGACATGCCTTTTAGAGCAGCCAAATCGCCAAAAAGATCGCGATCCCTCGCCACAGCCGAGGTCAAGTCGACGGATGCGACGACATGCCTTTTAGAGCAGGTATAATAAGGTCCAGTCAGCAGGCTGTAACATTTTCCACGTCATTGAAATCCTAGGTGGAGAAGTgagaagggaagagagagaatggaGCGGGCGTT
This portion of the Setaria viridis chromosome 7, Setaria_viridis_v4.0, whole genome shotgun sequence genome encodes:
- the LOC117863314 gene encoding NAC domain-containing protein 10, coding for MENSWIMTGVGLIKKIRNATQSICLRLGELVAEPYIKCPNCECEIDTSNVHLVWPALPAGVKFDPSDFELLQHLEGKSSLLNSKSHALIDAFIPTIEEKGGICYTHPKNFPGIKMDGSSFHFFHRVPNAYGCGHRKRRKVSGDVGSVCDEHIRWHKTGKPKPIRDDNGVKKGWKEILVLYRGSKRGGSNTHIDNWVMHQYHLDAYEEADGELVVSKVFYQLASKKNGKSEMDDIVVESKASVAKIDHRTPKTDPPQPCFPNNSPCDTEQYTPIQVDQEEEECGTSFCPVMVKVEPSECSARLAELSPAVVVADLPASDEPRQPRDTTGAGPEPEAPIPIDGSNTDLFHGLPDLDVTFPELTFRSYQLS